The following proteins come from a genomic window of Dreissena polymorpha isolate Duluth1 chromosome 1, UMN_Dpol_1.0, whole genome shotgun sequence:
- the LOC127864175 gene encoding uncharacterized protein LOC127864175 yields the protein MAALVCIVVSAKDTNGNSIFSPVAMCHRITDDFSDLFIAAASSSGLEMSPECVNSVNICSKVGSSDRIKISNINMQLNVAVELDKKMVEYTINSARLPSTSSNSNAFTVLMNKSKVYIMPKKYEVNTSSKVKKLSGPQQLYCDLIDWAQSTGCGWPSNIVEDSGKQALKSLSNALWYVDHCHARLKDASCHVPTELNKFQNYNNYKLLRHRPPIVKAARLGELVGDLYSALSLPSLSDKRNTVLAKIMGELAESLKQYKDRLENDNQKHQNISHKRETANCGDSNSVCIDPVTPSNVKEEYSHLNQTVVKTSDYTYVHLDKFCPDNRIERRKFIKNLRLSKPIMLYRVAYGGSIGTLNFIWSVPVGQTEDKTSRNMKVISQISEDLPTFSSRAMRQEFIDKFISYVKCPKSVVRHMYFSLTGHEESANSSSEKEINERVSKIIGADDSQLLIDLRATNGSDTYYDAFFEEMGKFFEEQVLQVSERRKCDEMYLPLAISIETLKNDICKRVPDGTPIPSNETIRLQFCPSNPFHKTALRYTGQFNVKFRVQTRQARVSHPDSHYAAKYFQYMKEFCVMFRDSAMFLCMDDKAIVPVGEPGIPISTGVRGHNKVLTPSEGPVLVATDHDFHLCGLVPSVVLVTEIPRDSKDSFFSGDMHVTTKEKVFSPSSPFRHAAEVIELVRLNDAYSSDGLNLRTPIMCLYTDGGPDHRVTYETVKLSLTLIFMHLDLDMLIALRTAPSHSWTNPAERCMSILNLALQHVALDRNEMEEKYEQMVKNLSSLTAVRNQARLKDGLKEAFKKSMEPVVDLVNKRFSQMSLKGNPVKTLKGVSDEEITSILDITGVGFGADSPVATADTKSAELKKSKHLQDFFERHAESSHYCFQLKKCSSDECGYCSVNPVRDQDVFDRLRFLPEPKPDENGEHYLPFSELFGKALTRDKYRPSTRPCGTYDEELQNHDKENREILRNEKLRDAVLCGECSRPRCVFSPNKLDRQQEEFLRNIKACHSYICGDQLEDAPDLYVRRCVTCSSEVETAYFSAKCRHYLPPVCIHCGSPDCLLDDNDAYIADLYTKYSIVRPICVSCRHSGKEAKTWGAKKFLKKQKVK from the exons aTGGCGGCGCTCGTCTGCATAGTCGTGTCGGCGAAAGACACCAATGGTAATTCAATTTTTTCTCCTGTGGCAATGTGTCACCGGATTACGGACGATTTTAGCGATTTATTCATCGCAGCCGCATCATCATCAGGCCTCGAAATGTCGCCCGAATGCGTGAATTCTGTAAATATCTGCAGTAAAGTTGGTAGTAGCGATAGAATAAAAATTTCGAACATCAACATGCAACTAAATGTCGCAGTAGAACTTGACAAAAAAATGGTCGAATATACAATTAATTCTGCACGACTTCCATCAACAAGTTCAAACTCCAATGCATTCACAGTTTTAATGAACAAGTCCAAGGTATACATTATGCCCAAAAAATATGAAGTAAACACAAGCTCAAAAGTAAAGAAACTTTCTGGTCCACAACAACTGTACTGCGACTTGATTGATTGGGCCCAAAGTACTGGGTGTGGATGGCCATCTAATATTGTCGAGGACAGTGGAAAACAAGCCCTAAAATCTCTCAGCAATGCCTTGTGGTACGTAGATCACTGCCATGCAAGACTGAAAGATGCCAGTTGTCATGTTCCAACTGaattaaacaaatttcaaaattacaacaactacaaattACTTAGGCACAGACCACCTATTGTAAAGGCAGCCAGACTTGGCGAATTGGTTGGTGATCTATACTCCGCCCTTAGTTTGCCATCATTGAGTGATAAACGAAACACAGTGTTAGCCAAAATCATGGGTGAATTAGCAGAATctctaaaacaatacaaagacaGACTTGAAAATGATAACCAAAAACACCAAAACATAAGTCATAAAAGAGAAACAGCTAACTGCGGTGACTCGAACTCGGTTTGCATAGATCCTGTAACACCGTCCAATGTTAAAGAAGAATATAGTCATTTAAACCAGACAGTAGTGAAAACATCAGATTATACCTATGTGCACCTTGACAAGTTTTGTCCCGATAATCGTATTGAACGTCGCAAATTCATCAAAAACCTTCGTTTGTCCAAACCGATTATGTTGTATAGGGTTGCTTATGGAGGAAGCATAGGAACATTAAATTTCATTTGGAGTGTTCCAGTAGGTCAAACAGAAGACAAAACATCCCGCAACATGAAAGTTATCTCTCAAATTTCAGAAGATCTTCCGACGTTCTCAAGCAGGGCTATGAGACAAGAATTTATTGACAAGTTTATAAGTTATGTGAAATGCCCAAAGTCAGTCGTTAGACACATGTATTTTAGCCTAACAGGGCATGAAGAAAGTGCCAATTCTTCCAGTGAAAAAGAAATTAATGAAAGGGTGTCGAAGATCATAGGCGCAGATGACTCTCAGTTATTGATTGATTTACGAGCAACTAATGGCTCTGATACATATTATGATGCCTTTTTTGAAGAAATGGGAAAGTTCTTTGAAGAACAGGTTTTACAGGTCAGTGAAAGACGAAAATGTGATGAAATGTATTTGCCATTGGCAATTTCAATAGAGACTTTAAAGAATGACATTTGTAAAAGAGTGCCTGATGGAACACCCATTCCTAGCAATGAAACGATCCGACTGCAGTTTTGTCCCAGTAATCCATTTCATAAGACTGCTTTAAGGTACACTGGTCAGTTCAATGTTAAATTCCGTGTGCAGACACGCCAGGCAAGAGTTTCACATCCTGATTCACACTATGCTGCAAAATACTTTCAGTATATGAAAGAATTTTGTGTGATGTTTAGAGACAGTGCTATGTTCTTATGCATGGACGACAAGGCAATAGTTCCAGTGGGAGAACCAGGAATCCCTATATCAACTGGAGTAAGAGGGCATAACAAGGTTCTAACACCTTCAGAGGGACCTGTATTAGTTGCAACTGACCATGATTTTCATCTTTGCGGTCTTGTTCCTTCAGTTGTTCTTGTCACAGAAATTCCTAGGGACTCGAAAGACAGCTTCTTTTCAGGGGACATGCATGTGACAACAAAAGAAAAGGTATTCAGCCCATCTAGCCCATTTAGACATGCTGCTGAAGTTATTGAACTCGTAAGATTAAATGATGCCTACTCTTCAGATGGATTAAATTTGAGAACCCCAATCATGTGCCTTTATACTGATGGAGGACCGGATCATAGAGTCACTTATGAAACGGTTAAGTTGTCGCTCACTCTTATCTTCATGCATTTAGATTTGGACATGCTAATTGCACTCCGAACGGCACCATCACATAGTTGGACCAACCCAGCTGAACGTTGCATGTCCATTTTAAATTTGGCCTTGCAGCATGTTGCGCTAGACAGAAATGAAATGGAAGAGAAGTATGAACAGATGGTTAAAAACTTGTCTTCTCTAACTGCAGTAAGAAACCAAGCCAGACTAAAAGATGGTCTGAAAGAGGCTTTCAAGAAAAGTATGGAACCAGTGGTTGATCTTGTGAACAAACGTTTCTCACAAATGAGCTTGAAAGGAAACCCTGTTAAAACTTTGAAAGGGGTATCAGATGAAGAGATCACATCCATCTTAGATATCACTGGTGTTGGCTTTGGAGCAGATAGTCCAGTAGCCACAGCTGACACAAAAAGCGCTGAATTGAAGAAAAGCAAGCATCTGCAG GATTTCTTTGAGAGGCATGCAGAATCCAGCCACTACTGCTTCCAGTTAAAGAAGTGTTCATCCGATGAATGTGGCTACTGCTCCGTTAACCCAGTCCGAGATCAGGATGTTTTTGACCGCCTCAGGTTCCTCCCTGAACCAAAGCCTGACGAAAATGGTGAACACTACCTACCATTCAGTGAG TTGTTTGGGAAAGCCCTGACCCGTGACAAGTACAGACCCTCAACCAGACCATGTGGAACCTATGATGAGGAATTACAAAACCATGATAAAGAGAATCGAGAAATTTTGAgg AATGAGAAGCTTCGAGATGCTGTCCTTTGCGGAGAATGTAGCAGGCCAAGATGTGTCTTCAGTCCAAACAAGCTTGACCGACAACAG GAGGAATTCTTGCGGAACATTAAGGCATGCCATTCGTATATCTGTGGAGATCAGTTGGAAGATGCACCTGACCTGTATGTTCGGAGATGCGTGACCTGCAGCTCTGAGGTGGAAACAGCTTATTTCTCAGCCAAGTGTCGGCATTACCTACCACCAGTGTGCATCCACTGTGGATCTCCTGACTGTCTGTTAGATGACAACGATGCATATATTGCAgatttgtatacaaaatattcCATTGTCAGGCCAATTTGTGTGTCTTGTCGACATTCTGGAAAAGAGGCAAAAACATGGGGCGCcaagaagtttttaaaaaaacaaaaagtcAAATGA